A portion of the Ferrimonas lipolytica genome contains these proteins:
- the rppH gene encoding RNA pyrophosphohydrolase codes for MIDSDGFRANVGIIICNRNGQVLWARRLGQHSWQFPQGGINDGESAEQAMFRELFEEVGLKRDDVRIIARSRTWLRYRLPKRLVRQDSKPVCIGQKQKWFLLQLQCEESRINLAASGHPEFDDWRWVSFWYPVRQVVSFKREVYRKVLDEFTLTALTGQQPQKGKPEPSRNRRRRRPR; via the coding sequence GTGATCGATAGCGACGGCTTTCGAGCCAACGTTGGGATCATTATCTGCAACCGCAACGGCCAAGTGCTGTGGGCTCGCCGACTAGGCCAGCACTCGTGGCAGTTTCCTCAAGGCGGTATCAATGATGGTGAAAGCGCGGAACAGGCGATGTTTCGTGAACTTTTCGAAGAGGTCGGCTTAAAACGAGACGACGTTCGCATCATCGCCCGTAGCCGAACTTGGCTACGCTATAGGCTGCCTAAACGTCTTGTTCGACAAGACAGCAAGCCGGTTTGTATTGGTCAAAAGCAGAAATGGTTCCTGCTGCAATTGCAGTGTGAAGAAAGCCGCATCAATCTGGCCGCTTCTGGCCATCCAGAATTTGATGATTGGCGCTGGGTTAGTTTTTGGTATCCAGTAAGACAGGTGGTCTCATTTAAACGTGAGGTCTATCGTAAAGTATTGGATGAATTTACGCTGACTGCCTTAACCGGACAGCAGCCACAAAAAGGGAAGCCTGAGCCTTCGCGCAATCGCCGAAGGCGACGACCACGATGA
- the mutH gene encoding DNA mismatch repair endonuclease MutH: MHSSPKDIEQLLQRAHHIAGWQLGEIAAELGIAAPHDLRHHKGWVGQLLEHWLGASAGSRPEPDFPHLGVELKTVPIDANYKPIESTYISVCPLTGLRGLRWQDSAVCHKLSHVLWIPVQGDKSIPVAQRHVGMPLLWQPTADEQQQLQRDWEELIEQVALGKVESITAHQGELLQLRPKAANRKALTEAIGPDGCKINTLPRGFYLRTSFTKLLFQRNFS; this comes from the coding sequence ATGCACAGTTCCCCTAAAGATATTGAACAACTTCTTCAGCGCGCTCACCACATTGCCGGATGGCAACTGGGCGAAATTGCCGCTGAGTTGGGTATAGCCGCTCCCCATGACCTTCGCCACCACAAAGGTTGGGTGGGGCAGCTGTTGGAGCATTGGTTAGGCGCCAGCGCCGGTTCGCGACCAGAACCAGACTTCCCCCACTTAGGCGTTGAGCTCAAAACCGTCCCCATTGACGCAAATTACAAACCCATTGAGTCAACTTACATAAGCGTATGTCCACTTACTGGCTTACGCGGTCTGCGCTGGCAAGACTCAGCGGTCTGCCACAAGCTCAGCCATGTATTGTGGATCCCTGTTCAGGGAGATAAATCCATTCCGGTGGCACAACGCCATGTCGGTATGCCGCTACTATGGCAACCCACTGCAGATGAACAGCAACAGTTACAGCGAGATTGGGAAGAGCTGATCGAGCAAGTCGCCTTAGGTAAGGTAGAATCGATTACCGCTCACCAAGGAGAGCTGCTGCAATTGCGTCCCAAAGCCGCTAACCGCAAGGCATTAACCGAAGCCATTGGCCCCGACGGTTGTAAGATAAACACCCTTCCTCGCGGATTTTATCTTCGAACCAGTTTTACCAAGTTACTGTTCCAAAGAAACTTTTCATGA
- a CDS encoding adenylate/guanylate cyclase domain-containing protein — translation MRHSFAYDNESWNFTTGDVISIVTYLGTILGCLHWLSNLIANISAIRRMNYLAIVAFKGMFLLLGAFFLIKVTIWINTWTPAPQLDRHYNELTQSLLASASTPIMLAYLVWVRLCLAFFEQVVLLVGSRNLINMGVGNYHRPRQEERVFLFIDMVGSTAHAEAIGDFQFSRLVQDCFDLLSGCVTRQKGEIYRYIGDAAMISWELNRDRNLEHSLDLYYEFVQIIGWHKNYFEENYGFVPRFKGAVHGGRVMTAVVGVNKQEISYFSDVINTLARLQDQCGPLKQDLLLSGQIRHRLGDTANYNIESIGPMRLKGKQHEVEVFAVNAPSAEVAPGSFDRGF, via the coding sequence GTGCGGCACTCCTTCGCGTACGACAATGAGTCGTGGAATTTCACCACTGGTGACGTCATCAGCATCGTTACTTATCTCGGCACTATTTTAGGTTGTCTGCATTGGCTATCTAACTTAATTGCCAACATCAGTGCTATTCGGCGTATGAACTACCTTGCCATTGTGGCATTCAAAGGGATGTTCCTGCTGCTCGGTGCCTTCTTCCTTATCAAAGTGACCATCTGGATCAACACTTGGACACCGGCACCGCAACTCGATCGCCACTATAACGAACTGACCCAAAGCTTATTGGCTAGTGCCTCCACACCAATCATGTTGGCGTACTTAGTATGGGTACGGTTGTGCTTAGCCTTTTTCGAGCAAGTAGTATTATTGGTGGGCTCTCGTAACCTAATCAACATGGGTGTCGGCAACTACCACCGACCACGCCAAGAGGAACGAGTATTCCTGTTTATCGATATGGTCGGTTCGACCGCACACGCTGAGGCCATTGGTGATTTCCAATTCTCACGTTTGGTGCAGGACTGTTTCGATCTGCTGTCCGGCTGCGTTACTCGTCAAAAGGGTGAGATCTACCGTTACATCGGTGATGCGGCGATGATCAGCTGGGAGCTCAATCGCGACCGCAACCTCGAACACAGCTTAGATCTCTACTACGAATTTGTGCAGATCATTGGTTGGCATAAAAACTACTTCGAAGAGAACTACGGCTTTGTACCGCGCTTTAAAGGAGCGGTTCATGGTGGTCGCGTGATGACCGCCGTAGTCGGAGTGAATAAGCAGGAGATCAGTTACTTCTCTGATGTCATCAACACCCTAGCGCGACTGCAAGATCAGTGTGGTCCATTAAAACAAGATCTGTTGTTGTCGGGCCAGATTCGCCATCGCTTAGGTGACACAGCCAACTACAACATAGAGTCCATCGGCCCCATGCGCTTAAAAGGCAAGCAGCATGAGGTCGAGGTGTTCGCGGTTAACGCTCCTTCGGCGGAAGTAGCCCCTGGATCATTTGACCGAGGGTTCTAA
- a CDS encoding hydrogen peroxide-inducible genes activator: MNKLPSLKNLYYLVQLHREQNFNRAAKACHVSQSTLSSGIQNLEEQLGGQLIERDHKSFMFTALGEDVVGRSRHLLAEVQEMTELARSAGEPMAGTIRLGCIPTIAPFLLNRVVKETQAQFPEMSLLLREDTTESLISALGSGELDLLLLALPVDTSGFHSMSVGIDPFKLVAHKDQTLDSEDLEYEEFPDQSIFLLQREHCITGHAISACDLKNSAKINPFAATSLHTLVQMVDSKLGTTFLPQMAIDAGILNGTELNEYQPKGTAPYREIGLVWRQTSSRLRTFRTLGQMIQGLLPPKER; the protein is encoded by the coding sequence ATGAATAAGTTACCGAGCCTCAAGAATTTGTACTATCTGGTGCAGCTGCATCGAGAGCAAAATTTTAACCGGGCTGCTAAAGCCTGCCACGTTAGCCAATCTACTTTGTCGTCTGGAATTCAGAACCTAGAAGAGCAGCTGGGTGGGCAACTGATTGAACGTGACCACAAATCCTTTATGTTTACCGCTTTAGGTGAAGATGTGGTTGGTCGTTCGCGGCATCTGTTGGCGGAAGTGCAAGAGATGACGGAGCTGGCGCGTAGCGCGGGTGAACCGATGGCGGGCACCATTCGCCTTGGCTGTATTCCTACCATTGCGCCGTTCTTGCTAAACCGGGTTGTTAAAGAGACCCAAGCTCAATTTCCTGAGATGAGCCTGTTGCTGCGTGAAGATACCACTGAAAGTCTGATCTCTGCCTTAGGCAGCGGCGAACTCGACCTGTTACTACTGGCGTTGCCGGTTGATACTAGCGGTTTTCATAGCATGTCGGTTGGTATTGATCCGTTTAAGCTGGTAGCGCACAAGGATCAAACCTTAGATTCTGAAGATTTGGAGTATGAAGAGTTTCCGGATCAAAGCATTTTCTTGTTGCAGCGCGAACATTGCATCACCGGCCATGCAATTAGTGCCTGTGATCTAAAAAACAGCGCCAAGATCAATCCATTCGCTGCGACCAGTTTGCATACATTGGTACAGATGGTGGATTCGAAGCTAGGGACGACGTTCCTGCCACAAATGGCGATTGATGCTGGGATCTTAAATGGTACTGAGTTGAACGAGTATCAGCCGAAGGGGACTGCACCATACCGCGAAATTGGCTTGGTATGGCGCCAGACTTCAAGCCGTTTGCGAACCTTTAGAACCCTCGGTCAAATGATCCAGGGGCTACTTCCGCCGAAGGAGCGTTAA
- the yfbR gene encoding 5'-deoxynucleotidase: MQPVFFALMSRMQNVHRWGKSNPTRAENVAEHSMQVAMFAHALGLIHNKIFPELKPVDENKLAVVALFHDAPEVLTEDVNSGIKYSAPRMLELCREMENIATELLVGTIPDPLKSSYAPLLSHGEGDLEAQIVKAADLLSAYTKALAELRAGNMEFEGTERKVLAALQPFIDDLPEVKWFMDNFVASFHLTIDDLVEAAFDSK; encoded by the coding sequence ATGCAGCCTGTCTTCTTTGCGTTAATGTCTCGAATGCAGAACGTTCACCGGTGGGGCAAGTCGAACCCAACCCGAGCCGAAAATGTGGCGGAGCACAGTATGCAGGTGGCGATGTTTGCGCATGCGCTGGGACTCATTCACAACAAAATCTTCCCTGAGCTGAAGCCAGTGGACGAGAATAAGTTGGCGGTGGTGGCGCTGTTTCATGATGCTCCAGAGGTGCTAACCGAGGATGTGAATAGCGGCATTAAGTACTCGGCGCCAAGAATGTTGGAGTTGTGCCGTGAGATGGAAAATATCGCCACTGAGTTGCTAGTAGGTACGATTCCAGATCCGCTTAAGTCTAGCTATGCACCACTTTTGAGCCATGGCGAGGGCGATTTGGAAGCCCAGATTGTTAAAGCGGCGGATCTGCTTTCGGCTTACACCAAAGCTTTGGCGGAGTTGCGGGCGGGTAATATGGAGTTTGAGGGCACCGAACGTAAGGTGTTAGCAGCGCTGCAGCCCTTTATTGATGATCTGCCAGAGGTGAAGTGGTTTATGGATAACTTTGTAGCGTCATTCCACCTGACTATCGACGATCTCGTAGAGGCGGCTTTCGATTCTAAATAG
- a CDS encoding GGDEF domain-containing protein — MAISVGLGLLIQKFDSHTQYSHQHATAAEVDEFSDREWQPYAASNAHWHHHQLAPYESQVITTLSLEPITLAKVDSLRTEVIEIAASDWQQPLQRHLVTSLSRPLDLYHSVDGNGRVFFGELPNPILFMLLGALLLGQVILWLFTTIRWRTMATVAVAGPMLIVSPLLPIVATGALLTLVAALPLNKQWAIPWVGVAVLVGLMVPQQWQAWSSFAFALPLLCYHLLSRQSHWYQQVTWLALMVLALELPVRSDISIIYALAAIAIWQLCHIIRPLVKLSAHSSQLEQKKQQLSSADQKQYSSLQQQIDSLESKNRMLHEKTWVDPLTGLRNRLFFNEQYQAEVARSNREQTTLSLLILDLDFFKNVNDQHGHPVGDEVLRQVAKRLYYSLRRPADALCRIGGEEFAILLPQTNKQGAEHVANTLLKKVAEKPIIYQQQELYVTASIGCATLVQQVALPDMELFNRADSALYHAKARGRNRCESFDGEEQMEHFAIRRG; from the coding sequence TTGGCCATCAGCGTGGGCTTGGGTTTACTGATCCAAAAATTTGATAGCCACACTCAATACAGCCATCAACATGCTACCGCTGCAGAGGTGGATGAGTTTAGCGATAGAGAATGGCAACCATATGCAGCAAGCAACGCCCACTGGCATCATCATCAATTAGCCCCTTATGAATCACAGGTCATCACTACGCTCTCACTTGAGCCGATCACCTTAGCCAAAGTCGACTCACTTCGAACTGAAGTAATTGAAATTGCCGCCTCAGATTGGCAACAACCATTGCAGCGACATTTAGTCACTAGCCTGTCTCGCCCACTCGATCTGTATCACTCTGTTGATGGTAACGGTCGCGTATTCTTTGGCGAGTTGCCAAACCCGATTCTATTTATGCTGCTAGGGGCGCTGCTGCTTGGTCAGGTGATCCTGTGGCTATTTACTACTATTCGCTGGCGCACCATGGCAACCGTAGCCGTAGCAGGACCAATGCTTATCGTCTCGCCACTGTTGCCAATAGTCGCAACCGGCGCACTACTTACCTTGGTTGCGGCACTGCCACTAAACAAACAATGGGCGATACCCTGGGTTGGCGTTGCCGTCTTGGTTGGGTTAATGGTGCCACAACAATGGCAAGCGTGGTCGAGCTTCGCCTTCGCCTTACCGCTGTTGTGCTACCACCTGCTGTCACGGCAAAGTCATTGGTATCAACAGGTTACTTGGCTCGCCCTAATGGTGCTGGCGCTAGAGTTACCAGTGCGCAGTGACATCTCCATCATCTATGCGCTGGCAGCCATTGCCATTTGGCAGTTGTGCCATATTATCCGGCCACTGGTGAAGCTTTCGGCGCACTCGTCGCAGCTGGAACAAAAGAAACAACAGCTATCAAGCGCCGACCAAAAACAGTACAGCTCATTGCAACAACAGATCGACTCGCTCGAATCGAAAAACCGAATGTTGCATGAAAAAACCTGGGTAGACCCACTTACTGGCCTACGCAACCGCCTGTTCTTTAATGAGCAGTATCAAGCTGAAGTCGCCCGCAGTAATCGCGAACAAACCACGCTTAGTCTGCTTATTCTCGACCTGGATTTTTTCAAAAACGTGAATGATCAACACGGCCACCCCGTCGGTGATGAAGTGCTCCGTCAGGTAGCTAAACGCCTCTACTACAGTCTCCGTCGTCCTGCGGATGCATTGTGCCGTATTGGTGGTGAAGAGTTTGCGATCTTGCTGCCGCAAACCAATAAACAAGGCGCGGAACACGTTGCCAATACCCTTCTAAAGAAGGTTGCTGAAAAGCCGATCATCTACCAGCAGCAGGAGCTCTACGTTACGGCCAGTATTGGTTGTGCCACCTTGGTTCAACAAGTTGCTTTACCTGATATGGAGTTGTTTAACCGTGCTGATAGTGCCCTTTATCACGCTAAAGCGCGTGGTCGAAACCGGTGCGAATCCTTTGACGGTGAAGAACAAATGGAACACTTCGCGATAAGGCGAGGATAA
- a CDS encoding RNA polymerase sigma factor, with translation MTQPPEDHTEHIEQQWIALAQAGDQAAFSLLFEHHHRRVYALCLRLCHNPRCAEDATQEVFLRLWQKLDQYRGGAKFSTWLHRLCINHAINYQRQGQWWRQFITNDEQAEIEITENHSDGIDRLLPKLPVRRRQVFVLHAIEGYQHNEIGTLLGISSGASKAHYHHARQQLQEWLQ, from the coding sequence GTGACTCAGCCGCCAGAGGATCACACCGAACATATTGAGCAGCAATGGATTGCCCTAGCCCAGGCCGGTGACCAAGCTGCGTTTTCACTGCTATTTGAACATCATCACCGCCGTGTCTATGCGCTGTGCCTGCGTCTATGTCATAACCCTCGTTGTGCTGAAGACGCAACTCAAGAGGTGTTTCTGCGTTTGTGGCAAAAGCTCGACCAATATCGTGGTGGAGCCAAATTCAGCACCTGGCTACATCGCTTGTGTATTAATCACGCCATCAACTATCAACGCCAAGGGCAATGGTGGCGCCAGTTCATCACCAACGATGAACAAGCAGAGATCGAAATTACTGAAAACCACAGCGACGGCATCGATAGATTACTGCCGAAATTACCGGTACGGCGCCGTCAAGTGTTCGTGTTGCATGCCATCGAGGGCTACCAACACAACGAGATAGGCACACTGTTGGGGATCAGCAGCGGCGCCAGTAAAGCCCATTACCACCATGCTCGCCAACAATTGCAGGAGTGGTTGCAATGA
- a CDS encoding DUF4097 family beta strand repeat-containing protein has translation MKPFSTTVFATTLTSLLLSPFAAAEEVNTTLSWSSNSNVVIDVPRGDIEVLGTDSTSVTVSGRIDSEAEAFIFEQQGDVLRIQVKLPRNWGNQQNNAKQFSDLKISLPSQAQVDIDVVSTDIDISKVNSIEIESVSGDVRASVSSDSVEIDAVSGDVTVREANGSIDIETVSGDINADDSRGEFELSSVSGDIRGKNLNGELELESVSGDIEIDILELTALEGRSVSGDIGINGKTLALKSELELETVSGDVTLSIADIGSVSVHAHTGGGGDIDNDWSEDNVQKSKYGGNKSLEFGSGAKTVTLNTVSGLLALKRR, from the coding sequence ATGAAACCGTTTTCAACCACCGTTTTTGCCACCACGCTTACTTCACTCTTACTCAGTCCCTTCGCCGCCGCTGAAGAGGTAAATACAACTCTTAGCTGGTCAAGCAACAGTAATGTCGTTATCGATGTACCTCGGGGTGATATTGAGGTTCTTGGCACCGATAGTACCAGCGTTACTGTCAGCGGCCGTATCGATAGCGAAGCCGAAGCCTTTATCTTTGAGCAACAGGGCGATGTGCTGCGCATTCAGGTTAAGCTGCCACGAAATTGGGGCAACCAGCAAAATAACGCCAAGCAGTTTAGTGACCTAAAGATCTCGCTCCCCTCCCAAGCACAAGTAGATATCGACGTAGTAAGTACTGACATCGACATCAGCAAGGTCAACTCTATCGAAATCGAATCGGTTAGTGGCGACGTGCGTGCAAGCGTAAGTAGTGACAGCGTCGAGATCGATGCCGTTAGTGGCGACGTCACCGTGCGCGAAGCCAATGGCAGCATTGATATTGAAACCGTCAGTGGTGACATCAATGCCGACGACAGCCGTGGTGAGTTCGAGCTCAGCTCGGTCAGTGGTGATATCAGGGGCAAAAACCTCAACGGCGAGTTGGAGTTAGAATCCGTTAGTGGCGACATCGAAATCGATATCCTTGAATTAACCGCGCTGGAAGGACGCAGCGTCAGCGGCGACATCGGCATCAATGGCAAAACACTGGCTCTGAAATCTGAATTAGAACTGGAAACCGTAAGCGGCGACGTCACCTTAAGTATTGCCGACATTGGCTCAGTGTCAGTACACGCTCACACCGGCGGCGGTGGCGATATTGACAATGACTGGAGCGAAGATAACGTACAAAAAAGTAAATACGGTGGCAACAAGAGCTTAGAGTTTGGCAGCGGCGCCAAAACCGTAACGCTCAACACTGTTAGTGGCTTGCTTGCGCTGAAACGCCGTTAA
- the queG gene encoding tRNA epoxyqueuosine(34) reductase QueG yields MNTNDWASLADAIKQHGKALGFSAVGIADIDLSAELPHLQQWLDNHYHGDMDYMARHGDMRCQPQALHPGTLKVICVALDYLPPQAGFADNLKQTETAYISRYAGGRDYHKLMRNRIKKLGDWLKTQLPDQNELNFRPFVDSAPILERPLARNAGLGWVGKHSLLLNEHAGSWFFLGELLVNLPLPIDPPNQQDCGSCSACMTICPTNAIVAPYVVDGRRCISYLTIESDLAIPEALRPALGNRIYGCDDCQLVCPWNREAPLTAESDFHIRKPLQQIELLTLWQWDQATFLANTEGSPIRRIGFRRWQRNLAVAIGNGPASDKAISALNNGLGRVDAMVDEHIHWAVNQLQQQQPNNRQQQRLIRIVEKGLSRDA; encoded by the coding sequence ATGAATACGAATGATTGGGCGTCTCTGGCTGACGCCATTAAGCAACACGGCAAGGCGTTGGGGTTCAGCGCCGTTGGTATTGCAGACATTGATCTCAGTGCCGAACTGCCACACCTGCAACAATGGTTAGACAACCACTACCACGGCGACATGGATTACATGGCTCGCCACGGTGATATGCGTTGTCAGCCGCAGGCATTACATCCCGGCACACTTAAAGTGATCTGTGTGGCACTTGATTACCTGCCACCGCAAGCAGGCTTCGCCGATAATCTAAAACAGACCGAAACAGCTTACATTAGCCGTTACGCCGGTGGCCGTGATTACCACAAGCTGATGCGTAACCGCATCAAAAAGTTAGGTGATTGGCTCAAGACTCAGCTGCCAGATCAAAACGAGCTTAACTTCCGCCCCTTTGTTGACTCAGCACCTATCTTAGAACGGCCGTTGGCCAGAAATGCTGGGCTTGGTTGGGTTGGCAAGCACTCACTACTTTTAAATGAGCACGCTGGTTCTTGGTTCTTCCTCGGCGAACTGTTGGTCAACTTACCGCTGCCAATCGATCCCCCAAACCAACAAGACTGCGGCAGCTGCAGTGCCTGTATGACCATCTGCCCAACCAATGCCATCGTTGCTCCATACGTCGTTGATGGGCGCCGTTGTATCAGCTACCTCACCATTGAGTCAGATCTCGCCATTCCAGAAGCATTACGCCCAGCCTTAGGCAATCGCATCTACGGCTGTGATGATTGCCAACTGGTGTGTCCATGGAACCGCGAAGCGCCGCTGACTGCAGAATCCGATTTCCACATTCGCAAACCGCTGCAACAAATCGAGTTACTTACACTTTGGCAATGGGACCAAGCAACCTTCCTTGCCAACACCGAAGGGTCACCGATACGCCGTATCGGCTTTAGGCGTTGGCAACGTAACCTGGCCGTTGCGATTGGCAATGGCCCAGCCAGCGACAAGGCTATCAGCGCCCTGAACAACGGCCTTGGCCGTGTCGATGCGATGGTTGATGAACATATCCATTGGGCTGTTAACCAACTTCAACAACAGCAGCCAAACAACCGGCAACAGCAACGCTTAATTCGCATCGTCGAAAAAGGCCTCAGCAGAGACGCTTAA
- a CDS encoding LysR family transcriptional regulator — protein sequence MDQISALSFFELRVFILTYELRNASAVAKQLNLSASKVSRSLNSLRQHFDDPLFHRRQFQFEPTSLAVKLYPSAQRAVLIEEQLNQLVRGTSASAALEYHIHLPSMLCSAATSQLMHATKALGHNVKLTVHSSDEHSPKMLLDGGSDMVVSCQSLQIPQLDCDYICTGDGPRLIAREGHPIWQCPEDDRLSKILDYPFWVTSITGFNSKADPMEHFAMERGRILNKVGSSNLLSEVPSILLDSDAISFVSSHTISFFNDYPGIRCEEFAANEAELLKQSLKPANYYALTSQTASALPLWLRNAVYQLVKYGSVQVESA from the coding sequence ATGGATCAGATTTCAGCGTTGAGTTTCTTTGAACTGCGGGTCTTTATTTTGACCTATGAGCTGCGTAACGCGTCTGCGGTTGCTAAGCAGCTGAACCTGTCTGCATCTAAAGTTAGCCGCAGTCTAAATAGTTTGCGGCAGCACTTTGATGACCCATTGTTCCACCGCCGTCAGTTTCAATTTGAGCCGACATCATTGGCAGTAAAGTTGTATCCATCGGCGCAAAGGGCGGTTCTGATTGAGGAGCAACTAAATCAATTAGTAAGGGGGACTAGCGCCTCAGCAGCGCTTGAATATCATATCCATCTACCCAGCATGTTGTGCAGCGCGGCCACCAGTCAGTTAATGCATGCCACTAAAGCGTTGGGGCATAACGTTAAGCTAACGGTGCACTCATCGGATGAACATTCTCCGAAGATGCTGCTTGATGGTGGCAGCGATATGGTAGTGAGCTGTCAAAGTTTACAGATCCCACAATTGGACTGTGACTATATCTGCACTGGCGATGGTCCGCGATTGATCGCTCGAGAAGGCCATCCGATTTGGCAGTGCCCCGAGGATGACCGTCTGAGCAAAATATTGGACTATCCGTTTTGGGTTACCTCAATTACTGGTTTTAACTCTAAGGCCGACCCAATGGAACACTTTGCGATGGAGCGTGGTCGCATACTTAATAAAGTCGGTAGTTCTAATCTGTTGTCGGAAGTGCCATCGATTCTGCTGGATAGTGATGCCATCAGTTTTGTGTCGAGCCATACCATCTCGTTTTTTAACGACTATCCCGGCATCCGCTGCGAAGAGTTTGCGGCCAATGAAGCGGAGCTCCTAAAGCAATCGCTAAAGCCGGCAAACTACTATGCACTTACCAGCCAAACGGCGTCGGCATTACCGCTGTGGTTGCGTAATGCCGTCTATCAATTGGTAAAGTATGGTTCAGTGCAGGTCGAGTCCGCTTAG
- a CDS encoding LysR family transcriptional regulator, giving the protein MARIKDINVFSAQVFVAVFDSLNALLVSKQLNVAPSKVSRCLAGLRHSLNDELFIRKQYGFEATPMAERVYPYFKELLEVADEMAQICNAKGSLKDQGKVVVVEVPPLFSCCVFNNDADTFTEQLVIEPLTNDSVDNLLKGKSDLIISFLPSNHKGIKTSFVASSEQLYVVTRKNHPLWNNSDSTCLNDLLDYPYVEVSCPTLTERIHPLELYAQTHGRNLQYLEPSTGLDAAVKKIKNCNAFILVSTNCGVRFIESNPDLHCQRLAQAEFDRLHQRCEVATYYILTARTRPVDEVIFKHIYQVMADCVRAAEH; this is encoded by the coding sequence ATGGCACGGATAAAAGATATCAATGTGTTTTCTGCTCAAGTTTTTGTTGCGGTGTTTGATTCACTTAATGCTCTGTTGGTATCGAAACAGCTGAACGTTGCTCCTTCCAAGGTAAGCCGTTGTCTTGCAGGCTTGCGCCATTCTCTCAATGATGAGCTGTTTATCCGCAAACAGTATGGCTTTGAGGCAACGCCCATGGCTGAAAGAGTTTATCCCTATTTCAAGGAACTACTGGAAGTTGCGGATGAAATGGCGCAGATATGTAACGCCAAAGGGTCGCTTAAAGACCAAGGCAAAGTGGTTGTTGTTGAAGTACCACCACTGTTCTCTTGCTGTGTATTTAATAATGATGCCGACACCTTTACCGAGCAGTTAGTTATCGAACCATTGACAAACGATAGTGTCGATAATTTATTAAAAGGTAAAAGTGATCTTATTATTTCTTTTCTTCCTAGTAACCATAAAGGGATTAAAACAAGCTTTGTAGCTTCATCAGAACAGTTATATGTAGTTACACGTAAGAATCATCCATTATGGAATAACTCGGATAGCACTTGTCTTAACGACCTACTCGATTACCCCTATGTTGAAGTAAGTTGCCCAACACTAACTGAACGGATTCATCCATTGGAGTTATATGCGCAAACGCATGGGCGTAATTTACAGTATTTAGAGCCTTCGACAGGATTAGATGCTGCAGTAAAGAAAATAAAAAACTGTAATGCCTTCATCTTGGTTTCAACTAATTGTGGGGTTCGATTTATTGAGTCGAACCCAGATCTACACTGTCAGCGCTTGGCCCAGGCAGAATTTGATCGGTTACACCAGCGCTGTGAGGTAGCCACTTATTATATTTTGACTGCCCGTACCAGACCCGTTGATGAAGTCATCTTCAAACATATCTATCAGGTCATGGCTGACTGTGTCAGAGCGGCAGAGCATTAA
- a CDS encoding multiheme c-type cytochrome, producing the protein MLKHAITVTLLMSVCFGVAAQASADKKCMMCHKKNGTMLGIHSTINNISIGCVSCHGEKGKHPRDKTALRYFGLDSHTPASEQNLACMSCHQLEQLRQSEWTHDVHLSKLSCAACHQLHPERDPIDGISAHDRSQACADCHSQFNGEAEQ; encoded by the coding sequence ATGTTGAAACATGCCATTACAGTCACGCTGTTAATGTCTGTGTGCTTTGGCGTTGCCGCACAAGCCAGTGCGGATAAAAAATGCATGATGTGCCATAAGAAAAACGGCACCATGTTAGGCATCCACAGCACCATTAATAATATTTCTATTGGTTGCGTTAGCTGTCATGGGGAAAAAGGTAAGCATCCACGCGATAAAACCGCGTTGCGTTACTTTGGGCTCGACAGCCATACCCCCGCATCAGAACAAAACCTCGCTTGCATGAGTTGCCACCAACTTGAGCAACTGCGCCAGTCCGAATGGACCCACGATGTGCACCTCAGCAAACTCTCTTGTGCCGCCTGCCATCAACTCCATCCTGAACGAGACCCAATCGATGGGATCTCAGCACACGATCGTTCGCAAGCCTGTGCAGATTGCCATAGCCAGTTCAACGGGGAGGCAGAACAATGA